Proteins encoded by one window of Halomonas sp. Bachu 37:
- a CDS encoding ABC transporter substrate-binding protein, with amino-acid sequence MLGTSLRSGLIGVLLSGLAMGVAQARTLDTAYGEVEIEGTPERVVTLYEGALDTALAAGITPLGAVTTRGGDGVAGYIEAHLDADRPAIMGVVREINIEAVLAQQPDLILAPPRLPQEQFQLLSRIAPTVVPPTQETSRDVWKSEARLFGQALNRENEVNDAIVEVEQRGEELAAALAEADVGGVAYLVRWMPAGPMVMSEHIFSTGIMAAAGLDVEDGDLLNEGGIHSDILSLENLSRVDGDWLFLATLNADGQDALETATQSSAFNRLNVVQQDRVVPVDGQLWTSASGPLAALAILDDIEAALLP; translated from the coding sequence ATGTTGGGAACAAGCTTGCGTAGTGGTCTCATCGGCGTGCTATTGAGCGGGTTGGCGATGGGCGTTGCCCAGGCGCGTACGCTGGATACCGCTTATGGCGAAGTGGAAATAGAAGGTACTCCCGAGCGGGTGGTGACGCTTTACGAAGGCGCCCTGGATACTGCGCTGGCGGCGGGTATCACTCCGCTTGGCGCCGTCACCACACGTGGTGGAGACGGGGTGGCCGGTTATATCGAAGCGCACCTGGACGCTGACCGACCTGCCATCATGGGCGTAGTGCGAGAGATCAATATCGAAGCGGTACTGGCCCAGCAACCCGATCTCATCCTGGCGCCACCCAGACTCCCGCAGGAGCAGTTTCAGCTGCTGTCGCGGATTGCCCCCACCGTGGTGCCACCGACACAAGAGACATCGCGTGATGTATGGAAATCGGAAGCGCGCCTTTTTGGCCAGGCGTTGAACCGTGAAAACGAAGTCAATGACGCTATTGTCGAGGTGGAGCAGCGCGGTGAAGAACTGGCGGCGGCGTTGGCCGAGGCCGACGTGGGAGGAGTCGCCTATCTGGTGCGCTGGATGCCCGCCGGCCCGATGGTGATGTCCGAACATATTTTCTCCACCGGCATCATGGCGGCGGCTGGCCTGGACGTCGAAGATGGCGATTTACTCAACGAGGGTGGGATACACAGCGATATTCTGAGCCTGGAAAACCTGTCCCGAGTGGATGGCGACTGGCTGTTTCTCGCGACCCTCAACGCCGATGGCCAGGACGCGTTGGAAACTGCCACGCAGAGCAGCGCCTTCAACCGGCTGAATGTGGTTCAGCAGGATCGAGTGGTACCGGTCGATGGCCAACTCTGGACCAGCGCAAGCGGCCCCTTGGCGGCGCTGGCCATTCTTGATGACATCGAAGCAGCGCTTCTGCCGTGA
- a CDS encoding TonB-dependent receptor domain-containing protein, translated as MPRFIRTTMASAVTLAITTVAAQAQETAQLDNIVVSASGFEQAMVDAPASISVVTREQLQRERITSVADALRNVEGVDVGGSVGKTGGSNISMRGMPSDYTLILIDGRRQNPAGSVTPNGFGETSTSFFPPVASIERIEVIRGPMSTLYGSDAMGGVINIITRKIDREWTGSVGIQNTFNEDRDFGDRRAINLYTSGPLVEDTLGVQLRGRFYERDASELIYSDENGEPVEVSQRGPSPVEGDTYNLGGKLTWTPTDSHDLWLDGEVNRQRYNNDECQLGTLDGRTRSCAPDPGSATGYSDELRFEREQVAIGHTSRFATGTLESSLMRNTTETKGRTIPGTVGEAYAGFPSIVGGDPRELETTNTVLDSKFIMPLANHMTTLGMQWWDAELDDGLAGETFEQTMWSLFAEDEWLLRDDLALTLGGRYDHHDAFGSQFSPRGYLVWNTTPEWTLKGGVSRGYKTPSLNDLHDGINGVTGQGTILTIGNPDLEPETSTSSEIGAYYDNQQGFTASATLFYNQFDDKIASGNDILVENDPLIPDGLYGQDINIDEAVTQGVELATGYQFTPAWRLNANYTYTDSEQKSGDDAGDPLTDTPEHAINATLRWQTTAKLDTWFSAEYRSERYRSRERVRGAPSFDDLGDFKAYSLFHLGGNYAVTNNLNLSATIYNLFDKDFVDYRAYGDGTSFGNVYANSEEGRRLWLSARYEF; from the coding sequence ATGCCTCGTTTTATTCGTACCACCATGGCCAGCGCTGTCACGCTCGCAATCACCACCGTTGCAGCCCAAGCCCAGGAAACCGCTCAACTGGATAATATCGTGGTCTCGGCCAGCGGCTTTGAGCAGGCCATGGTGGACGCCCCTGCCAGCATTTCGGTCGTCACTCGCGAGCAACTACAACGCGAGCGAATCACCAGCGTTGCCGATGCACTGCGCAACGTAGAGGGTGTGGATGTGGGCGGCTCGGTGGGTAAAACCGGCGGAAGTAATATCAGCATGCGCGGCATGCCCAGCGACTACACACTTATCCTGATCGACGGCCGTCGTCAGAATCCGGCGGGTAGCGTGACACCCAACGGGTTCGGCGAGACTTCGACCAGCTTCTTCCCGCCAGTCGCGAGTATCGAGCGTATCGAGGTGATTCGTGGGCCGATGTCGACGCTATACGGCTCCGATGCCATGGGCGGTGTGATCAACATCATCACCCGCAAGATCGATCGCGAATGGACCGGCTCCGTCGGTATCCAGAATACCTTCAACGAGGACCGCGACTTTGGTGACCGACGCGCGATCAACCTCTACACCAGCGGTCCGCTGGTTGAAGATACGTTGGGCGTGCAGCTGCGCGGCCGGTTTTATGAGCGCGACGCTTCCGAACTCATCTATAGCGATGAAAACGGAGAGCCGGTAGAGGTCAGCCAGCGCGGCCCAAGCCCGGTGGAGGGCGATACCTATAACCTGGGCGGCAAATTGACCTGGACCCCCACCGACAGCCACGACCTGTGGCTCGATGGCGAGGTCAACCGCCAGCGCTACAATAACGACGAGTGCCAGCTTGGTACGTTGGATGGGCGCACCCGCAGCTGTGCACCGGACCCCGGCAGCGCCACCGGCTACTCGGATGAACTGCGTTTCGAGCGTGAGCAAGTTGCCATCGGTCATACCAGCCGTTTTGCTACGGGCACCCTGGAATCCAGCCTGATGCGCAATACCACCGAAACCAAGGGCCGCACCATTCCCGGCACGGTGGGTGAGGCCTACGCTGGCTTCCCGAGCATTGTCGGCGGTGACCCGCGCGAGCTGGAAACCACCAACACGGTGCTCGACAGCAAATTCATCATGCCACTGGCCAATCATATGACCACCCTGGGCATGCAGTGGTGGGACGCCGAACTCGACGACGGCCTGGCCGGGGAAACCTTCGAGCAGACCATGTGGTCGCTGTTTGCGGAAGACGAATGGCTGCTGCGCGACGACCTGGCGCTGACGCTGGGTGGACGCTACGACCATCACGACGCCTTCGGCAGCCAGTTCAGCCCACGGGGTTATCTGGTATGGAACACCACACCCGAGTGGACGTTGAAAGGCGGTGTCAGCCGTGGCTACAAGACGCCTTCGCTCAACGATCTTCACGACGGCATCAATGGCGTCACCGGGCAGGGTACGATATTGACCATCGGCAACCCCGACCTTGAGCCGGAAACCAGCACCAGCAGCGAGATCGGCGCGTACTACGATAACCAGCAAGGCTTTACCGCCAGTGCCACGCTGTTCTACAACCAGTTCGACGACAAGATCGCCAGCGGCAACGATATCCTGGTCGAAAACGATCCGCTGATTCCCGACGGCCTGTATGGCCAGGACATCAATATCGACGAAGCCGTCACCCAGGGGGTGGAACTCGCTACCGGTTACCAGTTCACCCCAGCATGGCGATTGAATGCCAACTACACCTACACCGACAGCGAGCAGAAAAGCGGCGATGACGCCGGCGATCCACTGACCGATACCCCCGAACACGCCATTAACGCTACCTTGCGCTGGCAGACAACGGCGAAGCTGGACACCTGGTTCTCGGCCGAGTATCGCAGCGAGCGTTATCGCAGTCGTGAACGGGTACGTGGCGCGCCTTCGTTCGATGACCTGGGCGATTTCAAGGCCTATTCACTGTTCCACCTGGGCGGCAATTACGCGGTGACGAATAACCTGAACCTCAGCGCCACGATCTATAACCTGTTCGACAAGGACTTTGTCGACTACCGCGCCTACGGCGATGGCACCAGCTTCGGCAACGTCTATGCCAACAGCGAGGAAGGGCGGCGCCTGTGGCTATCCGCTCGCTACGAGTTCTAG
- a CDS encoding LysR family transcriptional regulator: MHDLDELAAFAAVMESGSLTRSAHDLGLAKSTLSRRISQLETRLGQPLMRRQANRLLPTEAGQMFHGYCRKILELAEQSQCALDTLRHEVSGELEVHVHGSLVRSWLSEVVYRFMDRYPGVNLTVRTCDTPPQSPDTHAVTLWLGQFPDVGLRHETLGWLTRSIYAHPDYFAREGTPDHPRELAHHAWVDLLGETDDGLVLNHAQLGSYRFSPPISRLKVDQHCLHNDALAQGRGLGVLADWLAARREDAHPGCLQRCLPGWAPAPMALNALHAFGHQPRKVTALMVLLREAVPAPWKPASLAETQLPSGNDLAFG, from the coding sequence ATGCATGATCTCGACGAACTGGCCGCGTTTGCCGCCGTCATGGAATCGGGTAGTCTGACCCGCAGCGCCCATGACCTGGGCCTGGCCAAGTCCACCTTGAGCCGACGCATCAGCCAGTTGGAAACCCGTCTGGGCCAGCCCTTGATGCGCCGGCAGGCCAATCGCTTGCTGCCCACCGAAGCCGGGCAGATGTTTCACGGCTATTGTCGCAAGATTCTGGAACTTGCCGAACAGAGCCAGTGCGCGCTGGACACCCTGCGTCACGAGGTCAGCGGAGAACTGGAAGTTCATGTCCATGGCAGTCTGGTACGCTCCTGGCTCTCCGAGGTGGTGTATCGCTTCATGGACCGCTACCCCGGCGTCAACCTGACGGTACGCACCTGCGATACTCCTCCCCAGAGCCCCGACACCCATGCCGTTACCCTGTGGCTGGGCCAATTTCCCGATGTCGGCTTGCGTCACGAGACCCTGGGTTGGCTCACTCGCAGTATTTACGCCCATCCCGATTATTTCGCGCGCGAGGGAACACCGGATCACCCCCGTGAGCTGGCTCACCACGCATGGGTGGATCTGCTCGGCGAGACGGACGACGGACTGGTACTGAACCATGCTCAGCTTGGAAGTTATCGCTTCTCCCCGCCCATTTCCCGGCTAAAGGTGGACCAGCACTGCCTGCACAATGACGCCCTGGCCCAAGGCCGGGGCCTGGGCGTGTTGGCCGACTGGTTGGCCGCACGGCGTGAAGATGCCCATCCCGGTTGCCTCCAGCGCTGCCTTCCCGGCTGGGCACCGGCTCCAATGGCGTTGAATGCGCTTCACGCTTTCGGTCATCAACCACGCAAGGTGACGGCCCTGATGGTACTGTTACGCGAGGCTGTCCCCGCCCCATGGAAGCCCGCTTCCCTTGCGGAAACCCAGCTTCCGTCCGGCAACGATCTCGCCTTCGGCTGA
- a CDS encoding AEC family transporter yields MLAELFAVMAPVLAGAGLGFTWVRLGHPYPIDFVTRLVFNIGTPCLVLASLSGAQIEASTFGRTMLATAMVIICMAAATLVVARLLRRDWRVLLAPMMYPNTGNMGLPVVLYAFGSAGFAYGITIMVTVSLFQFTLGTLLASRGNPFKALAKTPTVYAIVISMALLLTDTALPLWLANSVDLMSGFTVPLMLITLGVSLASIQVRSLRSGIGFSLVRIPLAATAAWFIGGWLGLPPMAQGILVLQMSMPVAVFNYLFAQRSGREPAYVASLVFCSTLMALVYLPVLLALLM; encoded by the coding sequence ATGCTCGCCGAACTGTTTGCCGTCATGGCGCCCGTACTGGCCGGTGCCGGCCTGGGATTCACCTGGGTGCGCCTGGGCCACCCCTACCCCATCGATTTCGTCACTCGGCTGGTCTTCAATATCGGTACCCCCTGCCTGGTATTGGCATCGCTTTCCGGTGCCCAGATCGAGGCATCAACATTCGGCCGAACCATGCTGGCAACCGCCATGGTGATCATCTGCATGGCGGCGGCCACGCTAGTGGTCGCTCGCCTGCTGCGTCGGGACTGGCGCGTGCTGCTGGCCCCCATGATGTACCCCAACACCGGCAACATGGGTTTGCCCGTGGTGCTTTATGCCTTCGGCAGCGCCGGCTTCGCCTACGGCATTACCATCATGGTCACCGTGTCGCTGTTTCAGTTCACCCTGGGCACGTTGCTTGCCAGCCGGGGCAATCCATTCAAGGCACTGGCGAAGACCCCGACCGTCTATGCCATCGTCATCTCCATGGCCCTGCTTTTGACCGACACCGCCTTGCCGCTGTGGCTGGCCAACAGCGTGGACTTGATGTCGGGCTTCACCGTCCCCCTGATGCTGATCACGCTCGGCGTCTCCCTGGCCAGCATTCAGGTCAGGAGCCTGCGCTCGGGTATCGGCTTCAGCCTGGTACGCATCCCCCTTGCCGCCACGGCGGCCTGGTTCATCGGTGGCTGGCTGGGTCTGCCGCCGATGGCCCAGGGGATTCTGGTCCTGCAGATGAGCATGCCGGTCGCGGTCTTCAATTACCTTTTCGCTCAGCGTTCGGGCCGTGAACCCGCCTATGTCGCAAGCCTGGTGTTCTGCTCGACGTTAATGGCCCTGGTCTATCTTCCCGTCCTGCTGGCCCTGCTCATGTAG
- a CDS encoding PQQ-dependent sugar dehydrogenase, producing the protein MRDVTSALITMTLAVPVMFSSAVLAQAEPSQEQLIETRHLDLRLERVVQDLEQPWSVAIVGDGFLISERAGRLVWVDADGQKHTLEGMPEVSARGQGGLLDISLHPRFGDGESHDWLYFTWSKPEQDGTLTALSRVRVETETATAGSNSSLTLGEPELLFRQNRASSPTHHYGSRLAWLPDETLLMTIGDRGDPPRAQDLGDHAGSVLRLTATSGIPDDNPFVDDADTEDALFTAGNRNIQGLAVDADGRAWASEHGPLTGDELNLLQPGENYGWPEVSQGLDYSTREPVGVDSLPGMRGAVYVYEGRFAPSGLAAVTSDLFPAWENNLLAGGLSSEQLVRLVIEDDDVARTEMILDGEAGRIRDVRQGPDGAIYLLEDADSGSLYRLVPAQ; encoded by the coding sequence ATGCGCGACGTCACTTCAGCCTTGATAACCATGACGCTGGCCGTTCCCGTCATGTTCAGCTCCGCAGTGTTGGCCCAAGCGGAACCGTCCCAGGAGCAACTCATCGAAACCCGGCATCTTGACCTGCGCCTGGAGCGCGTGGTCCAGGATCTGGAGCAGCCGTGGTCGGTCGCCATTGTTGGCGATGGCTTTTTGATCAGCGAGCGCGCCGGGCGCCTGGTATGGGTCGATGCCGATGGGCAGAAACACACCTTGGAAGGCATGCCCGAGGTAAGTGCCCGGGGCCAGGGCGGATTGCTCGATATCTCCCTGCACCCACGCTTCGGTGACGGCGAGTCCCACGATTGGCTCTACTTCACCTGGAGCAAGCCGGAGCAGGACGGCACACTCACTGCCCTGTCGCGCGTGCGTGTTGAAACAGAAACGGCGACAGCCGGGAGTAACAGCAGCCTGACCCTGGGTGAGCCGGAGCTGCTGTTTCGCCAGAACCGCGCCTCCTCACCCACTCACCATTACGGCTCACGCCTGGCCTGGCTGCCCGACGAGACATTATTGATGACCATCGGCGATCGCGGTGACCCGCCACGTGCCCAGGACCTGGGCGACCATGCCGGTAGCGTCCTTCGCCTTACCGCCACGAGCGGCATTCCCGACGACAATCCCTTTGTCGACGATGCTGATACCGAGGATGCTCTCTTTACCGCGGGTAACCGCAACATTCAGGGATTGGCAGTGGATGCCGACGGCAGGGCCTGGGCAAGCGAACATGGTCCGCTCACCGGTGATGAACTCAACTTGTTGCAACCCGGCGAGAATTACGGCTGGCCCGAGGTCAGCCAGGGGCTGGATTACTCCACCCGTGAGCCGGTCGGTGTCGATTCGCTGCCCGGCATGCGCGGTGCGGTCTATGTCTACGAAGGCCGTTTTGCCCCTTCAGGCCTGGCCGCGGTGACCAGCGACCTTTTCCCCGCCTGGGAGAACAACCTGCTGGCAGGAGGTCTTAGCAGTGAACAACTGGTACGCTTGGTGATCGAAGATGACGATGTCGCGCGGACCGAGATGATTCTCGACGGAGAAGCCGGGCGCATTCGCGATGTTCGCCAAGGTCCGGATGGGGCTATCTATCTGCTCGAGGATGCCGACTCAGGCTCGCTGTACCGCCTTGTTCCTGCACAGTGA
- a CDS encoding sensor histidine kinase, with protein MRLRNLIILTVIVPLFVVLVVFSLVAIKSLEDNVRSKLQTEVDIITRALSTSLGYAVTRESSTPLEEALHSAFSFHRIYGAYVFDRQGREIYGLGLGKDLFSDEEIRAVIERDELMGDYRRQEGWTYYSALIPLRTPEGNIRGVIQVNRLNTGIENYTGFISLAAALVFVIGAGGIVFSIWWGFRRYIERPLTRLLGVMLLVEDGDRSQRAEIEGPLEYRRLASGLNGMLDAMAEKDADIEMRRHKEMELERRLRKSKKLAELGVLAAGVAHEIGAPLTVINGQAQRLSRREVIGDDERARLGRIRGEVERIVEIVRQLMDLGRQHNVEKDRQRLADIIDNARALVEETLDRHSIRLELDLPEPSPELLANKQQLVQVLTNLLSNAAQAGNVRRIRVHAHQHDEELRIWVEDDGPGIAKANHSQVFDPFFTTKPVGKGSGLGLSMVHRIINDHGGTIGVFDSLLGGAGFEIILPCSGVSPKLN; from the coding sequence ATGCGCCTACGCAACTTGATTATCCTGACAGTGATCGTGCCGCTTTTCGTGGTGCTGGTGGTATTCAGCCTGGTGGCCATCAAGTCGCTGGAGGACAACGTTCGTTCCAAGCTGCAAACCGAAGTCGATATCATTACCCGCGCACTGAGCACCTCCCTGGGTTACGCCGTCACTCGGGAAAGCTCCACTCCGCTGGAAGAGGCCTTGCACTCCGCCTTCTCCTTCCATCGCATCTACGGCGCCTATGTATTCGACCGCCAAGGCCGGGAGATATACGGACTCGGGCTCGGCAAGGATCTGTTCAGTGACGAGGAAATCCGGGCCGTCATAGAACGCGACGAGTTGATGGGTGACTACCGCCGCCAAGAAGGATGGACCTATTACTCGGCGCTGATCCCCCTGCGCACACCCGAAGGCAACATCCGCGGTGTGATTCAGGTCAACCGCCTCAATACCGGCATCGAAAACTACACTGGCTTCATTAGCCTGGCGGCGGCGCTTGTGTTCGTGATTGGCGCCGGCGGGATCGTGTTCAGCATCTGGTGGGGATTTCGCCGTTATATCGAACGTCCGCTCACTCGGTTGCTGGGTGTCATGTTGCTGGTGGAGGATGGCGACCGCAGCCAGCGCGCCGAAATCGAAGGCCCGCTGGAATATCGTCGCCTGGCCTCGGGATTGAATGGCATGCTGGACGCCATGGCCGAGAAGGACGCCGACATCGAGATGCGGCGGCACAAGGAAATGGAGCTGGAAAGACGCCTGCGCAAGTCCAAGAAACTGGCGGAGCTGGGGGTGCTTGCCGCTGGCGTGGCGCATGAGATTGGCGCTCCATTGACGGTAATCAACGGCCAGGCGCAGCGCCTGTCGCGCCGCGAGGTCATCGGCGACGATGAACGCGCCCGTCTCGGTCGTATTCGCGGCGAGGTGGAGCGGATCGTCGAAATCGTGCGCCAATTGATGGACCTTGGGCGCCAACATAATGTCGAAAAGGACCGGCAACGCTTGGCCGACATAATCGACAATGCCCGCGCCCTGGTGGAGGAAACCCTGGACCGGCATAGCATTCGCCTGGAACTGGACCTTCCCGAGCCCTCCCCCGAGCTATTGGCGAACAAGCAACAGCTCGTTCAGGTATTGACGAACCTTTTGAGCAACGCGGCGCAAGCGGGCAATGTCAGGCGTATCCGCGTACACGCCCATCAACACGACGAGGAACTGCGCATCTGGGTGGAAGACGATGGTCCCGGCATTGCCAAGGCCAATCACAGCCAGGTCTTCGATCCCTTTTTCACCACCAAACCTGTCGGCAAGGGCAGCGGCCTTGGGCTCTCCATGGTCCACCGTATAATCAACGACCATGGCGGCACCATCGGGGTTTTCGATAGCCTCTTGGGCGGTGCCGGGTTCGAAATCATTCTGCCTTGTTCCGGTGTGTCGCCTAAGCTGAACTGA
- a CDS encoding sigma-54 dependent transcriptional regulator, with translation MSNQDSSLPILVVEDDAAIRELLEEELQDAGYTTHGVESAEDAIAQLGRNTFALMVTDVRLPGISGIELLQKLREGDSSMGIIVITAFGTIDQAVDALKLGADDFLTKPLDLDAIREAVTRVLERRQGGPQDLHDATHFHGIVGTSEAMQTLFHDAARLAKSDAPILVLGESGTGKELLARAIHEESPRHGGPFIAINCASIPAELMESEFFGHVKGAFTGANESRKGLFQTARGGSLFLDEIGEMPPKLQAKLLRALQEKTVRAVGGEREEAVDVRIIAATHRDLEKEILQENFRSDLFYRLETFSLRIPPLREREGDIERLISALTHKHAEAQGKHIAGIEPSALRVLLDYAYPGNVRELENAIMRAVTLSEDGTLRHRDLPERLRDHEPMLDADNETSDAAPSGEVLPGTQLAPPQPARWPSLEEVEKRYIRKVLEATGGNKRRTAEVLGIARRTLYRRLEEES, from the coding sequence GTGAGCAACCAGGACAGTTCCCTCCCGATACTTGTTGTCGAGGATGACGCGGCCATTCGCGAGCTTCTAGAAGAAGAACTACAGGACGCCGGCTACACGACCCACGGTGTGGAAAGTGCCGAAGACGCCATTGCCCAACTGGGCCGGAACACCTTTGCCCTGATGGTTACCGATGTGCGCCTGCCCGGCATCAGCGGAATCGAGCTGCTGCAGAAACTGCGGGAGGGAGACAGCAGCATGGGCATTATCGTCATCACCGCCTTCGGCACCATCGATCAGGCGGTAGACGCCCTCAAGCTGGGTGCCGATGACTTCCTGACCAAGCCGTTGGACCTGGATGCCATCCGCGAGGCCGTGACCCGTGTACTGGAACGTCGCCAAGGGGGACCGCAGGACCTGCATGACGCCACGCACTTTCATGGCATCGTCGGTACAAGCGAAGCCATGCAGACACTGTTTCATGACGCCGCCCGCCTGGCCAAGAGCGATGCGCCGATCCTGGTCCTGGGCGAAAGCGGCACCGGCAAGGAGTTGCTGGCTCGCGCCATCCATGAGGAGAGCCCGCGCCATGGCGGCCCATTCATTGCCATCAACTGCGCCAGCATTCCCGCCGAGTTGATGGAAAGTGAATTCTTCGGCCACGTGAAAGGCGCCTTTACCGGCGCCAACGAATCCCGCAAGGGGCTGTTTCAAACCGCGCGGGGGGGCAGTCTATTTCTCGATGAAATCGGCGAGATGCCGCCCAAGCTGCAGGCCAAGTTGTTGCGCGCCTTGCAGGAGAAAACCGTACGTGCCGTGGGTGGGGAGCGCGAAGAGGCCGTGGATGTTCGTATCATCGCCGCCACCCATCGGGATCTGGAAAAGGAGATTCTCCAGGAGAATTTCCGCAGCGATCTCTTCTATCGTCTGGAAACTTTTTCCCTGCGTATACCTCCTTTACGAGAACGCGAAGGGGATATCGAACGGTTGATTTCCGCGTTGACCCACAAGCATGCCGAAGCCCAGGGCAAGCATATTGCCGGCATCGAGCCTTCCGCCTTGCGGGTCCTGCTGGATTACGCCTATCCGGGCAACGTGCGAGAGCTGGAAAATGCCATCATGCGCGCGGTGACATTGAGCGAGGATGGTACCTTGCGCCACCGCGACCTGCCGGAACGCTTGCGCGACCACGAGCCCATGCTTGACGCCGATAATGAAACCTCAGACGCGGCTCCCTCGGGCGAAGTGCTTCCCGGCACGCAACTCGCCCCACCCCAGCCGGCCCGCTGGCCGAGCCTGGAAGAGGTCGAGAAGCGCTATATTCGCAAGGTGCTGGAAGCCACCGGCGGCAATAAGCGCCGAACGGCCGAGGTCCTGGGCATTGCCCGTCGCACCTTGTACCGACGACTGGAGGAAGAAAGCTGA
- a CDS encoding glycine betaine/L-proline ABC transporter ATP-binding protein → MDETRNVKIQVRGLSKVFGKHPKKALELRDQGLKRPEILEKTGQTLGLSNIDFDVYEGELLVIMGLSGSGKSTLIRCLNRLIDTTEGEIVIDGENIPTLNEKALLECRRRHFSMVFQNFALFPHRTVQKNAEFGLEIRGVSKQEREEIARNSLKQVGLDGWEDAYPNQLSGGMQQRVGLARALANDATVLLMDEAFSALDPLIRKDMQQELLELQTRMKKTTIFITHDLDEALSIGDRIVLLKDGEVVQIGTPEEILTQPADEYVRRFIEGVDRSRILTAENAMRKVRTTVRDTDGPRTALRKMHENAIDSIYVTRRDRTLVGLLEADAAKSLIKSGKESITDGMTQDFRVVGPEEPMHNLFAMFSEKGFPIAVTDDQRRLLGVVVKGAVLDELAQAAEGAEVMPTAETTAAGEQ, encoded by the coding sequence ATGGACGAGACACGAAACGTCAAGATTCAGGTGCGCGGCTTGAGCAAGGTATTCGGCAAGCACCCGAAAAAAGCCCTGGAATTACGTGATCAAGGCCTTAAACGACCGGAAATTCTAGAGAAGACGGGGCAGACCCTGGGCCTCTCCAATATCGACTTCGATGTCTACGAAGGCGAGTTGCTGGTGATCATGGGTTTATCCGGCTCGGGTAAATCGACGCTGATTCGCTGTCTCAATCGCCTGATCGATACGACAGAAGGCGAGATCGTCATTGACGGCGAGAACATTCCGACCTTGAACGAGAAAGCCCTTCTGGAGTGCCGTCGCCGTCATTTTTCCATGGTATTTCAGAACTTCGCCCTGTTTCCCCATCGCACGGTACAAAAGAACGCTGAGTTCGGCCTGGAAATACGCGGGGTGTCCAAGCAGGAGCGTGAAGAGATCGCCCGCAACTCGCTCAAGCAGGTAGGGCTCGACGGCTGGGAAGACGCTTATCCCAACCAGCTTTCCGGCGGCATGCAGCAGCGCGTCGGCCTAGCCCGCGCCCTGGCCAACGACGCCACGGTTCTGCTCATGGACGAGGCATTCTCCGCCCTCGATCCGCTTATCCGCAAGGATATGCAGCAGGAACTGCTGGAACTGCAGACGCGGATGAAGAAGACAACCATCTTCATCACCCACGATCTGGATGAAGCGCTGAGCATCGGTGACCGCATCGTCCTGCTCAAGGACGGCGAGGTGGTTCAGATCGGTACTCCCGAAGAGATCCTGACTCAGCCTGCCGACGAGTATGTGCGCCGTTTCATCGAAGGAGTGGACCGCTCGCGTATCCTGACCGCCGAAAATGCCATGCGCAAGGTACGCACCACCGTGCGCGATACCGACGGGCCACGTACCGCCTTGCGCAAGATGCATGAGAATGCCATCGACTCCATCTATGTCACCCGCCGCGACCGCACGCTGGTCGGCCTGCTCGAGGCCGATGCCGCCAAGTCGCTGATCAAGTCGGGCAAGGAGAGCATTACCGATGGCATGACCCAGGACTTCCGCGTCGTGGGGCCGGAAGAACCGATGCATAACCTCTTCGCCATGTTCAGCGAAAAGGGCTTCCCAATCGCGGTGACCGATGATCAGCGGCGATTGCTTGGCGTGGTGGTCAAGGGTGCCGTCCTCGACGAACTGGCACAGGCGGCAGAGGGGGCAGAGGTAATGCCGACCGCCGAAACAACAGCGGCAGGAGAACAGTGA